One genomic segment of Nitrospirota bacterium includes these proteins:
- a CDS encoding hybrid sensor histidine kinase/response regulator yields MSGPEVAEKLTVVRPEIKVLYMSGYPDHPVFEQGGVKRDTAFLQKPFTPHVLTQRVREVLDGKKVA; encoded by the coding sequence AATGAGCGGGCCGGAGGTCGCAGAGAAACTGACGGTTGTGCGACCCGAGATCAAGGTCTTGTACATGTCCGGCTACCCCGATCATCCGGTGTTCGAACAGGGCGGGGTCAAACGGGACACGGCCTTTCTCCAGAAACCGTTCACGCCTCATGTATTGACCCAAAGAGTGCGTGAAGTGCTTGATGGGAAGAAGGTAGCGTAG
- a CDS encoding IS3 family transposase: protein MCDLAQVSRAGFYRSLQANQPIEEEMAVRTAIQGIAVEHRRRYGYRRITAELRRRGMRVNHKRVARLMREDNLLAVQPRAFVVTTDAQHDLEVYLNLASRLTLTGINQLWVADITYIRLKGEFVYLAVMLDAHSRKVVGWAVDRTLAARLPIAALTHALAERHPPPGLVHHSDRGVQYASEAYVTLLRAHHMLPSMSRPANPYDNASCESFMKTLKQEEVYANTYRDLDHLRANIAAFIEQYYNRVRLHSALGYHSPEEFEDAASSTTPVTGATMRCFRPRALARAASSAGDQAAATEAEVRSTIQ, encoded by the coding sequence ATGTGTGATCTAGCACAGGTCAGCCGGGCGGGGTTCTATCGGTCGTTGCAGGCGAACCAACCCATAGAGGAAGAGATGGCGGTGCGGACGGCCATTCAGGGGATCGCGGTCGAACATCGGCGTCGATATGGGTATCGGCGCATCACGGCAGAACTCCGTCGACGAGGGATGCGGGTGAACCATAAACGGGTGGCGCGGCTCATGCGGGAAGACAACTTGCTTGCCGTGCAGCCGCGGGCCTTCGTGGTCACGACCGATGCGCAGCATGACTTGGAGGTGTATCTGAATCTCGCCAGTCGCCTGACGTTGACCGGGATCAATCAACTCTGGGTGGCGGACATCACCTACATTCGGCTGAAGGGCGAGTTCGTCTACTTGGCGGTGATGCTCGATGCGCATTCACGCAAGGTCGTGGGCTGGGCGGTGGACCGCACGCTGGCCGCTCGGTTACCGATCGCGGCCCTGACGCACGCCCTCGCGGAGCGACACCCGCCGCCTGGGTTGGTCCATCATTCTGATCGCGGCGTCCAGTATGCCTCCGAAGCATACGTGACCCTGCTGCGAGCGCACCACATGCTCCCGAGCATGAGCCGACCGGCCAACCCCTATGACAACGCCAGTTGTGAGAGCTTCATGAAGACGCTCAAGCAGGAGGAGGTCTACGCCAATACCTATCGAGATCTCGACCACCTGCGTGCGAACATTGCCGCATTCATCGAGCAGTACTACAATCGCGTCCGGTTGCATTCGGCGTTGGGCTACCATTCACCGGAAGAGTTCGAGGACGCAGCGAGTTCGACGACCCCTGTGACCGGAGCCACCATGCGGTGTTTCAGGCCTCGAGCACTTGCTCGAGCTGCCTCATCAGCGGGGGATCAGGCTGCAGCAACAGAAGCGGAGGTGAGGAGCACCATTCAATAA
- a CDS encoding transposase, with translation MAVDRLTQCDNIVELAKELGISRRLLYTWREKLEPRESIGPPANSREATLRKAVSQLKRVLAEKVLEVDFFKGALHSVEARRQRNGTAGAQASTPTSGT, from the coding sequence ATGGCCGTCGATCGGCTGACGCAGTGCGACAACATCGTAGAACTGGCGAAGGAGCTCGGCATCAGTCGGCGGCTGTTGTATACGTGGCGCGAGAAGCTTGAGCCGCGGGAGAGCATCGGACCACCTGCGAATTCACGTGAGGCCACTCTCCGGAAAGCGGTCAGCCAACTCAAGCGGGTGTTGGCTGAGAAGGTGCTGGAAGTAGATTTTTTCAAAGGGGCCTTGCACAGCGTCGAGGCGCGACGCCAGCGGAACGGCACAGCTGGCGCGCAGGCATCTACGCCCACATCCGGGACGTGA
- a CDS encoding NAD(P)/FAD-dependent oxidoreductase → MLNGKPRVLILGGGFGGMYAALEFDRALGRGAALDVTLVNHDNFFLFTPMLHEVAASDLDSTNIVSPIRKLLRRVAFFHGEIEAIDLVQKRVGLSHGHEQHCHSLPYDHLVLALGSTTNFFDIPGLADRAFTMKSLSDAMALRNHLIANLEEADFECGGAPRPSLLNFVVAGGGFAGVETIAAMNDFLREAVQFFPHLREERLRIILVSSGRVILPELGEKLGRYAQRKLAEQKVEIRLNCKVTAVKDQDVTLSDGTTITTNTLVWTAGISPHALLNTLPCEKAKGRVLVNEYLEVAGWPGVWALGDCALVPDRKTGAFHPPTAQHALREGQIAAQNILATVRRGWKKPFVYSTIGLLAPIGKRTGVANILGVNFSGFIAWWLWRTIYLLKLPRFEKKILVALDWTLDVLFSKDLVHFRTTRPRTPPPAEK, encoded by the coding sequence ATGTTGAACGGTAAGCCACGCGTATTGATTCTGGGTGGTGGGTTCGGGGGAATGTATGCCGCGTTGGAATTCGATCGCGCACTGGGGCGAGGAGCCGCCTTGGACGTCACCCTGGTCAACCACGACAACTTTTTCCTCTTCACCCCGATGCTCCATGAAGTCGCCGCGAGCGATCTCGATAGCACCAACATCGTCAGCCCGATCCGCAAGCTGTTGCGCCGCGTGGCGTTCTTTCATGGCGAGATCGAAGCCATCGATCTCGTGCAGAAACGAGTCGGCCTGTCGCATGGGCACGAGCAACATTGCCATTCGCTGCCGTACGACCACCTGGTGCTGGCCCTCGGGTCCACCACGAACTTCTTTGATATCCCGGGCTTAGCCGACCGGGCCTTCACCATGAAATCACTGAGTGACGCGATGGCGCTGCGCAACCACCTCATCGCGAACCTGGAAGAGGCCGACTTTGAGTGTGGGGGGGCGCCCCGTCCGTCCTTACTGAATTTCGTCGTGGCCGGAGGCGGCTTCGCCGGCGTCGAAACCATTGCGGCCATGAATGACTTTCTGCGGGAGGCGGTGCAGTTCTTCCCGCATCTGCGGGAAGAGAGGCTGCGGATCATTCTGGTCAGTTCTGGGCGGGTTATTTTGCCGGAACTGGGGGAAAAGCTCGGCAGGTACGCGCAACGCAAACTTGCTGAACAGAAGGTGGAAATCCGCTTGAACTGTAAAGTGACCGCCGTAAAGGACCAGGATGTCACCCTCAGCGATGGGACGACGATTACCACGAATACGCTGGTGTGGACTGCCGGGATCAGCCCGCACGCCTTGTTGAACACCCTCCCATGCGAGAAAGCCAAAGGCCGTGTCCTCGTCAACGAGTACCTGGAAGTTGCCGGCTGGCCTGGCGTTTGGGCTTTGGGCGACTGTGCGCTCGTGCCGGATCGTAAGACCGGAGCATTCCATCCTCCGACCGCGCAACACGCGCTGCGTGAAGGCCAGATCGCGGCGCAGAATATCCTGGCCACCGTGCGAAGGGGGTGGAAGAAACCGTTTGTGTACTCCACGATCGGGCTCCTGGCCCCTATTGGAAAACGAACCGGCGTCGCGAACATTCTAGGGGTGAATTTTTCCGGCTTCATCGCCTGGTGGTTGTGGCGGACGATCTACTTACTGAAACTCCCGCGCTTTGAAAAGAAGATCCTCGTGGCCCTGGACTGGACGCTGGATGTGCTTTTTTCGAAGGATCTGGTCCACTTCCGCACGACGCGCCCCCGTACCCCACCGCCGGCGGAAAAATAA